A single region of the Drosophila takahashii strain IR98-3 E-12201 chromosome 2R, DtakHiC1v2, whole genome shotgun sequence genome encodes:
- the LOC108062480 gene encoding uncharacterized protein, with protein MKFAVLVIVGGCFAWQMAKTQLVYKLNKMECQVNQTRVSNVSCHVKAINWNMGVVNMDCFLIVPLVNPVIRMQFYTKDYSNQYKPFLVDVNIKMCDVIERRNFIPYGVIVWKLFKRFSNVNHSCPFSGQLTARDGYLDNNLFPPFPKGFYQMSLMVMDINSITNDYVGTMKFYIQVMEKIKTKKLPRA; from the exons ATGAAATTCGCGGTACTGGTTATTGTAGGCGGCTGCTTTGCTTGGCAAATG GCGAAGACCCAGTTGGTTTACAAGCTTAACAAAATGGAGTGCCAAGTCAATCAGACGAGGGTTAGTAACGTCTCTTGCCATGTGAAGGCGATCAATTGGAATATGGGGGTGGTAAACATGGATTGCTTCTTGATTGTTCCTTTAGTAAATCCAGTT ATTCGAATGCAGTTTTATACGAAGGACTACAGTAATCAGTACAAGCCTTTTCTAGTTGACGTTAACATTAAAATGTGTGATGTGATCGAAAGAAGGAACTTTATACCCTATGGCGTTATCGTCTGGAAGTTGTTTAAGCGTTTTAGTAATGTGAACCACTCCTGCCCTTTTTCG GGTCAGCTTACAGCCCGTGACGGGTATCTGGACAACAATCTTTTCCCACCGTTCCCCAAAGGATTCTACCAAATGAGTTTAATGGTTATGGATATAAATTCAATCACTAATGACTATGTAGGCACTAtgaagttttacatacaagtCATGGAAAAGATTAAAACCAAGAAACTTCCCAGAGCATAA